One stretch of Prunus persica cultivar Lovell chromosome G1, Prunus_persica_NCBIv2, whole genome shotgun sequence DNA includes these proteins:
- the LOC109946710 gene encoding DNA repair protein XRCC3 homolog, whose product MTPQNLMLLPLSTPKLSIGCPILDHCLGGGIPCKSITELVGESGSGKTQLCLQLTVRAQLPPSHGRLGGSSVYIFTEFSFPFRRLQQLGNLYHASYPNLIRLEPLEDIYVHGVHDAQELIHVLGDIEAFIAIDHTRLPVKLIVIDSIAALFRSQYQTTPADLKRRSEMFFNISGTLKGLANKFGLALVVTNQVVDFIGPHDGVNGVRLGNLESLDTSGRRVSPALGLAWAHCINSRVFLARHEQSIEVDIRNALSTSICSQTHRTFHLVFAPHLAYASAEFVIKKEGIVGVSQ is encoded by the coding sequence ATgacaccccaaaacctcatgctCCTTCCTCTTTCAACCCCTAAATTATCCATTGGATGCCCAATACTAGATCACTGCTTGGGGGGTGGGATACCCTGCAAGTCCATAACAGAATTAGTAGGGGAGAGTGGTTCTGGGAAGACGCAGCTTTGTCTCCAACTTACGGTACGAGCTCAGCTCCCACCCTCACATGGCAGACTAGGGGGCTCCTCCGTCTACATATTCACAGAATTCAGCTTCCCATTTCGTCGATTGCAACAACTAGGCAACCTTTATCATGCATCATACCCCAACTTAATAAGGTTGGAGCCATTGGAAGACATATATGTTCATGGTGTTCATGATGCTCAAGAACTCATCCATGTCCTTGGAGACATAGAAGCATTTATTGCCATTGATCACACCCGCCTACCTGTGAAACTCATTGTCATTGATTCCATTGCTGCATTGTTCCGATCACAGTATCAGACAACACCGGCAGATTTGAAACGGCGGTCTGAAATGTTCTTCAACATATCTGGGACATTGAAGGGTTTAGCAAATAAGTTTGGGTTGGCGTTGGTTGTCACCAACCAAGTGGTGGATTTTATTGGGCCACATGATGGAGTGAATGGGGTGAGGTTGGGAAACTTGGAGTCCCTGGACACATCAGGCAGACGGGTGAGTCCAGCTTTGGGATTGGCTTGGGCACATTGCATAAATTCAAGAGTGTTCTTGGCAAGACATGAGCAATCTATTGAGGTTGACATTCGTAATGCTCTTTCAACAAGTATATGCAGTCAAACACACAGGACATTTCACCTTGTATTTGCCCCACATCTGGCCTATGCATCGGCcgaatttgtaataaaaaaagaaggtatagTCGGAGTATCACAGTAA
- the LOC109946703 gene encoding uncharacterized protein LOC109946703 — protein sequence MGEQNRYNAVGVNDEEAYLDSGFSRSDWNPKITVGQIFSSKKALLTELRLTALRGHFEFKVQFSCTKRLLVVCCQRPCPWRVRASRIGEYSFMIVRCTTVHECDLRFVSDKHRQATAALVATSLKRKLKDCRTIYTPSDIMRDVKHNFGCTIHYSKAWKARELALLSIRGSAEEAYYILPAYCYELERMNPGTKTHIRTDENNHFVYLFMAVGACIRGFRSSMRPVIAVDATHLKSKYKGVMFVANAFDGNRNIYPLAFGIGDLETDASWHWFFTKLHEAIGECPNLVIISDRNVSIENVWNKIFPTAQHGICFYHMKGNMKRTCKLKKRDHILMHFEKAAKSYSIAEFDCHFRKIKRKEHVAQYLEEAGLHKWSRAHMDGRRYNVMTTNIAESINSVLRFARMLPVVHLLGEIVNLLVKWFTERRELALNCTTTLCPNFGEKKLRNRLEDAARMNVVKVNNAQYNVLDGDMDGLVDLTNNSCSCRKFQLEQLPCKHVVAVCRFLKVSVYTKASRYYTRKTWMDAYSDSIYPVQPHGMWDTPEDVRSRVVLPPMARVMPGRRKKLRIPSQGEGTIRRKCSRCGSAGHNKSTCKSNIPLRNVA from the coding sequence ATGGGTGAACAAAATCGGTATAATGCAGTCGGtgtaaatgatgaagaagcatATTTGGACAGCGGGTTTTCACGAAGCGATTGGAATCCGAAAATTACAGTTGGGCAAATTTTCTCTAGTAAGAAAGCATTGTTGACGGAGTTACGGTTGACGGCATTAAGAGGCCACTTTGAATTTAAGGTGCAATTCTCTTGCACTAAGAGGTTGCTTGTGGTTTGTTGTCAACGTCCATGCCCATGGCGGGTCCGAGCATCGAGAATTGGAGAATACAGCTTCATGATTGTGAGGTGTACAACTGTCCATGAATGTGATTTGAGGTTCGTAAGTGACAAGCATCGTCAAGCAACCGCAGCACTTGTAGCCACTTCACTTAAAAGGAAGTTGAAGGATTGTCGGACAATATACACACCAAGTGACATTATGAGAGATGTGAAACACAACTTTGGTTGCACCATCCATTATTCGAAAGCTTGGAAAGCAAGGGAGTTAGCTCTATTGTCCATTAGAGGATCAGCGGAGGAGGcatattatatccttccagctTATTGCTATGAATTGGAGCGTATGAATCCCGGCACAAAAACACACATCCGAACTGATGAGAACAATCactttgtgtatttatttatggcgGTTGGCGCATGTATTAGAGGGTTCCGTTCTTCCATGCGCCCAGTGATAGCCGTGGATGCCACTCATTTAAAATCCAAGTACAAGGGTGTTATGTTTGTAGCAAATGCGTTCGATGGTAATCGAAATATATATCCTCTTGCTTTtgggatcggggatttggAGACGGATGCATCATGGCATTGGTTTTTCACTAAACTTCATGAAGCCATTGGTGAGTGTCCCAATCTTGTTATTATTTCTGATCGCAATGTTAGCATAGAGAATGTGTGGAACAAAATTTTTCCAACTGCACAACATGGCATATGCTTTTATCATATGAAGGGGAACATGAAACGCACTTGCAAGTTGAAAAAGCGTGATCACATACTTATGCACTTTGAGAAGGCTGCGAAATCTTATTCCATTGCTGAATTTGATTGTCATTTTCGCAAGATAAAGCGAAAGGAACATGTTGCTCAATATCTTGAAGAGGCAGGGTTACATAAGTGGTCTAGAGCTCACATGGATGGACGCCGCTACAATGTAAtgacaacaaatattgcggAGTCAATCAACTCAGTCCTTAGGTTTGCAAGAATGCTGCCAGTGGTTCATTTGCTAGGGGAAATTGTTAATCTCCTTGTGAAATGGTTCACCGAACGTCGTGAGTTGGCTTTGAATTGCACAACAACATTGTGCCCcaattttggagagaagaagtTGAGGAACAGGTTGGAGGATGCTGCAAGGATGAATGTGGTTAAAGTTAATAATGCACAGTATAATGTTTTGGACGGTGATATGGACGGCCTCGTAGATTTGACGAACAACAGTTGTAGTTGTAGAAAGTTTCAGCTTGAGCAGCTACCTTGCAAGCATGTAGTTGCAGTTTGCCGCTTCTTGAAAGTAAGTGTATACACAAAGGCTTCTCGGTATTACACTCGGAAAACCTGGATGGATGCTTATTCGGATAGCATCTACCCGGTACAACCTCACGGAATGTGGGATACTCCTGAAGATGTTCGAAGTCGAGTTGTGCTGCCTCCCATGGCAAGGGTCATGCCAGGCAGACGAAAGAAGTTAAGAATTCCCTCGCAAGGAGAGGGCACCATTAGAAGAAAGTGCTCAAGGTGCGGTTCCGCAGGCCACAATAAAAGCACCTGTAAAAGCAATATTCCATTGCGCAATGTAGCTTAG